In one Culex quinquefasciatus strain JHB chromosome 2, VPISU_Cqui_1.0_pri_paternal, whole genome shotgun sequence genomic region, the following are encoded:
- the LOC6053170 gene encoding uncharacterized protein LOC6053170: MTSFLHVRRPTTYSKLEQSIPKPPEACPAFGGLPQWEKLPLDRKLPANACPVHPPAFRRGKLSEHLWAKPHDLREFDLSDPLGHDVSYGYMPLHDKHLREHFEVEAFKDEIVEQELVDDRDDVVCSLLEFNRFRSYLWKLHRNRIKKEFQKLDRTWWQQHRNHVAALHIQRHYDFEGKHERIRCHGRALREAKKQRALQSIAKYNRQLQQFWEAKGKDRRIALYDGFLLALQVKHNNALLRASRKSYCLRLRRKLREKDQYRTKRMAILKKRTLESKRIMTKERHKMLFISAQQAEEEREHQLEIFLHENQRNVERRMLKSLAQQEQFERQLTQRKARNLASRYNKRSKSAMINAMLKAWNAIRVRQPHLSHGLSQASVRHAVDFAYNIHETISPTISSTQIIDTAKQYIHDLTTMPSEQLPLDRQTVRYTGKALLEIMDQIKAQTVDANCLFIGQIAVNMRERILAEQRQQRMSVLCGPWSVKWRRSSMQSPTGSHRVSIGEVEIVDEYQTEQETFKRTRNRPPTPVTSATSLVEHFVGSSADDSIVDLTESSEELVIPSTIAARTERLISAEDHPLVHLTQRQKRFLETNLLKYRAIVQRNVETRTRAAIDVLRLEIDRQRARRPKRGRECLAKETARCILMFPKQDEKYAELLLEAMNTLFWEVCDEIEARDCTMRRV; this comes from the exons ATGACGTCCTTCTTGCACGTCCGCCGGCCCACGACCTACTCCAAGCTCGAGCAGTCCATCCCAAAACCCCCGGAAGCGTGTCCCGCCTTCGGAGGACTACCCCAGTGGGAAAAGCTCCCGCTGGACCGGAAACTCCCCGCCAATGCTTGCCCCGTCCATCCACCCGCTTTCCGGCGGGGAAAACTCAGCGAGCACCTGTGGGCAAAGCCGCACGATCTGCGCGAGTTTGACCTGAGTGACCCGTTGGGACACGATGTCTCATACGGGTACATGCCGCTGCACGATAAACATCTGCGGGAGCACTTTGAGGTGGAGGCGTTTAAGGAT GAGATTGTCGAGCAGGAGCTCGTTGACGATAGGGACGATGTGGTTTGCTCTTTGTTGGAGTTCAACCGGTTTAGGTCTTACCTGTGGAAGCTGCATCGAAATAGGATCAAGAAGGAGTTTCAGAAGTTG GACCGCACATGGTGGCAGCAGCACCGCAACCACGTGGCCGCCCTACACATCCAGCGGCACTACGACTTTGAGGGCAAGCACGAGCGAATCAGGTGTCATGGCCGTGCCTTACGGGAAGCTAAGAAGCAGAG AGCTCTTCAATCGATTGCCAAGTACAACCGACAATTGCAGCAATTCTGGGAGGCAAAGGGCAAGGACAGACGGATCGCTCTGTACGACGGCTTCCTGCTAGCACTTCAGGTCAAGCACAACAATGCGTTGCTCAGGGCGTCCAGGAAATC CTACTGTCTTCGATTGCGACGAAAGTTGCGTGAAAAGGACCAGTACAGAACGAAGCGTATGGCGATCCTGAAGAAGCGAACGCTGGAGTCAAAGCGGATCATGACCAAAGAACGTCACAAGATGCTGTTCATATCGGCTCAACAAGCGGAGGAAGAACGTGAGCACCAGCTGGAGATTTTCTTGCATGAGAACCAACGCAACGTTGAGCGGCGAATGCTCAAGTCGTTGGCCCAACAGGAGCAGTTTGAGCGTCAGCTGACTCAACGCAAGGCTCGAAACCTGGCAAGCCGGTACAACAAACGATCCAAATCTGCCATGATCAATGCGATGCTCAAGGCGTGGAATGCTATTAGGGTGCGGCAACCACACTTGAGTCACGGACTTTCACAAGCTTCTGTTAGGCATGCGGTTGACTTTGCGTACAACATTCACGAAACAATAAGCCCAACGATCAGTAGCACCCAGATCATCGATACGGCCAAGCAGTACATCCACGATCTGACCACGATGCCGTCTGAGCAGCTTCCGCTGGACAGACAAACGGTGCGTTACACCGGCAAGGCCCTGCTCGAAATCATGGACCAGATCAAAGCCCAAACCGTGGACGCAAACTGCCTGTTCATCGGCCAGATCGCGGTCAACATGCGCGAGCGAATCCTCGCCGAGCAACGTCAGCAACGCATGTCCGTCCTGTGCGGCCCCTGGAGCGTCAAGTGGCGCCGATCCTCGATGCAAAGCCCTACCGGAAGTCATCGTGTTTCAATCGGCGAAGTCGAAATCGTCGACGAGTACCAAACCGAGCAGGAAACCTTCAAACGAACCCGGAACCGACCCCCAACTCCGGTCACCTCAGCGACCTCCCTGGTAGAACACTTTGTCGGCTCCTCAGCCGACGACTCCATCGTAGACCTGACCGAATCCTCCGAAGAACTCGTAATCCCCTCCACAATCGCGGCCCGCACCGAACGTCTAATCTCCGCCGAGGACCACCCGCTGGTCCACCTAACTCAGCGTCAAAAACGCTTCCTCGAGACGAACCTGCTCAAGTACCGGGCCATCGTCCAGCGGAACGTCGAAACGCGGACGCGGGCCGCCATCGACGTGCTGCGGTTGGAAATTGACCGGCAGCGGGCGAGGCGACCCAAACGGGGCCGAGAATGTTTGGCCAAGGAGACGGCCCGCTGTATCCTGATGTTTCCCAAGCAGGACGAAAAGTACGCGGAGCTGCTGCTGGAGGCGATGAATACGCTCTTTTGGGAGGTTTGTGACGAGATTGAGGCGCGGGATTGCACCATGAGGAGGGTTTGA